One genomic segment of Scophthalmus maximus strain ysfricsl-2021 chromosome 3, ASM2237912v1, whole genome shotgun sequence includes these proteins:
- the mipb gene encoding major intrinsic protein of lens fiber b has product MWEFRSMNFWRAVFAEFFGTMFFVFFGMGAALRWTTGPNHVLHVALCFGLAAATLIQSIGHISGGHINPAVTFAYLVGSQLSLFRAVFYMVAQCLGAVAGAAVLYGVTPGNMRGNMAMNTLQPGISLGMATTVEVFLTMQLVVCIFAVTDERRNGRLGSAALSIGFSVTIGHLMGMYYTGAGMNPARSFAPAVLFRNFVNHWVYWVGPMIGGAMGALLYDFMLFPRMRGLSERLATLKGSRPPESETQQDARGEPIELKTQAL; this is encoded by the exons ATGTGGGAGTTCCGCTCGATGAATTTTTGGCGGGCAGTCTTCGCAGAGTTCTTTGGGACCATGTTCTTCGTGTTCTTCGGCATGGGCGCCGCCCTGCGCTGGACCACGGGGCCGAACCACGTCCTCCACGTGGCCCTCTGCTTCGGCCTGGCCGCCGCCACCCTGATCCAGTCGATCGGCCACATCAGCGGCGGCCACATCAACCCCGCCGTCACCTTCGCCTACCTGGTCGGCTCGCAGCTGTCTCTGTTCCGCGCCGTTTTCTACATGGTCGCCCAGTGCCTGGGCGCCGTGGCCGGGGCCGCCGTGCTGTACGGGGTCACGCCCGGCAACATGAGGGGCAACATGGCGATGAACACG ctgcagccgggCATCAGCCTGGGCATGGCTACCACCGTGGAGGTCTTCCTCACCATGCAGCTGGTCGTCTGCATCTTTGCCGTCACCGATGAGCGGAGGAACGGGCGCCTGGGGTCCGCCGCCCTCTCCATCGGCTTCTCCGTCACCATCGGACACCTCATGGGG ATGTACTACACCGGCGCCGGGATGAACCCGGCCCGCTCCTTCGCCCCCGCCGTGCTCTTCAGGAACTTCGTCAACCACTGG GTGTACTGGGTGGGGCCGATGATAGGAGGGGCCATGGGCGCCCTGCTGTACGACTTCATGCTGTTCCCGCGCATGCGGGGTCTGTCCGAGCGCCTGGCCACGCTGAAGGGCAGTCGGCCCCCCGAGAGCGAGACCCAGCAGGACGCCCGCGGCGAGCCCATCGAGCTCAAGACGCAAGCCCTATAA